Part of the Salmo trutta unplaced genomic scaffold, fSalTru1.1, whole genome shotgun sequence genome, ctgattcCAGTTCTGTTTCCAGGGTCGACGTTCATCAAGGTGTGTGTGATGAAGGACAAGCATCATTTCTACAGCCACATCACCCAGCCAAACAGACACCAGGAGGAGAGCCCAAAGTACACGGTCCCCATGGAGACACAGAGTCCCACCAATAAGAGTGTTAGGCTGGGCTCCTTCTCAGCTGTGCTGGACAGCGGCATCCACCTCTCCTACAGCCACTACGGCCCAACAGGGGAGCAGGGTGAACACCTTACACTgatgctgtctgtttctctgtcattAAACCACTTGGTGTACTGTTCCTGTTATGGGGACCTAGTATGGTCCCTATGTTGTGTGTGGTGATGTCTAGCTTTAAGGTGACTCCGGTAACAGTCTGGTTGTTGACGTGTCTGTAGGTGAGATGCAGGCTGGTCAGGACTCTGATCTGGTCATGCCCACAGACTCCAGTCTCTCCCCCGTCCCCtcgaccctcctctcctcctcattgtCCCGGAAGAAACTCAACTCCTCCCACAGCGCCAAGGGGGCGCAGCCGTCCAGAGAGACCAACAAGTCTccaacacacagagaggaagaggagcaggtggATCCATACTATCGACCGTCACCAACAGATACATTTAGTTTCCACAGCATCTGTTCAGTTGTAGTGTTTTGTTGTTGATAATGTTATATCATTGATATCAGTATTACAACGGTATGTTCTCGTCATCTATGTTCTTTCTGTTGACGTACCTGCTGTCTGTTATTCCCCTGCCAGACCAGAGAGTGTGTGGGTCAGGCTGCATTATCTGGCAGTGCTCCGTTCCAGAGACTAAACCTCTCTACCCCCAGTGGTCTGCTGCTGCAGTTCCTCAGTGATGATACAGAcggtcagtgtgtgtttgtgtgtccagacagtgtttgtgtgtgtccagacagtgtatgtgtgtgtccagacagtgtatgtgtgtgtccagacagtgtgtgtgtgtgtccagacagtgtgtgtgtgtgtccagacagtgtatgtgtgtgtccagacaGTGTATGTGTAACTGTAGTTTTGGTTACTGTAGGCAGTACTCCAGACAGTGTGTGTAACTGTAGTTTTGGTTACTGTAGGCAGTActccagacagtgtgtgtgtaactgtagtTTTGGTTACAGTAGGCAGTACTCCAGACAGTGTATGTGTAACTGTAGTTTTGGTTACTGTAGGCAGTACTCCAGACAGTGTATGTGTAACTGTAGTTTTGGTTACTGTAGGCAGTACTCCAGACAGTGTATGTGTAACTGTAGTTTTGGTTACTGTAGGCAGTACTCCAGACAGTGTATGTGTAACTGTAGTTTTGGTTACTGTAGGCAGTACTCCAGACAGTGTATGTGTAACTGTAGTTTTGGTTACTGTAGGCAGTACTCCAGACAGTGTATGTGTAACTGTAGTTTTGGTTACTGTAGGCAGTACTCCAGACAGTGTATGTGTAACTGTAGTTTTGGTTACTGTAGGCAGTACTCCAGACAGTGTATGTGTAACTGTAGTTTTGGTTACTGTAGGCAGTActccagacagtgtgtgtgtaactgtagtTTTGGTTACTGTAGGCAGTACTCCAGACAGTGTATGTGTAACTGTAGTTTTGGTTACTGTAGGCAGTACTCCAGACAGTGTATGTGTAACTGTAGTTTTGGTTACTGTAGGCAGTACTCCAGACAGTGTATGTGTAACTGTAGTTTTGGTTACTGTAGGCAGTACTCCAGACAGTGTATGTGTGTAACTGTAGTTTTGGTTACTGTAGGCAGTACTCCAGACAGTGTATGTGTAACTGTAGTTTTGGTTACTGTAGGCAGTACTCCAGACAGTGTATGTGTAACTGTAGTTTTGGTTACTGTAGGCAGTACTCCAGACAGTGTATGTGTAACTGTAGTTTTGGTTACTGTAGGCAGTActccagacagtgtgtgtgtaactgtagtTTTGGTTACTGTAGGCAGTACTCCAGACAGTGTATGTGTAACTGTAGTTTTGGTTACTGTAGGCAGTACTCCAGACAGTGTATGTGTAACTGTAGTTTTGGTTACTGTAGGCAGTACTCCAGACAGTGTATGTGTAACTGTAGTTTTGGTTACTGTAGGCAGTACTCCAGACAGTGTATGTGTGTAACTGTAGTTTTGGTTACTGTAGGCAGTACTCCAGACAGTGTATGTGTAACTGTAGTTTTGGTTACTGTAGGCAGTActccagacagtgtgtgtgtaactgtagtTTTGGTTACTGTAGGCAGTACTCCAGACAGTGTATGTGTAACTGTAGTTTTGGTTACTGTAGGCAGTACTCCAGAGGGGCAGGGTCTGTTGGTGAGACAGAGTTTCCCCCTACACTGCAGTGACAGTAGGGAGCCTCACCTCACAGACCCATCGTTACACAGTGAGCTGTCTAGGGTCATCACTGGTCAGGGCACCGTGGTCAAGTACATGAGAGACGGATCAACACAGGTACTGgcaaacacaatacacacacacacacacacacacacacacacacacacacacacacacacacacacacacacacacacacacacacacacacacacacacacacagctcttccCTGTCTCTGTGTAGGTGCTGTTTGCAGACGGTTCAGTCAGCAGCAGTACAGACTCAGGACCCATCATCTCATCTCCTCCAGAACCCCCTGCTAAGGAGGAAGAGGTAGTGAAGGAGACTCCGATACCAGAGAGAAAAGACAGCAAGGACAAGAAGGGTAGTCACATCTCTAACAAATCATATGGACCTTGATTTAGATCCTTTGGTCTTTTATACAGAACTAGTcaaaacctactcattccaagggtttttctttatttttactattttctacattgtagaataatagtgaagacatcacaactatgaaataacacatatggaatcatgtagtaaccaaaaaagtgttaaacagatcaaaatatattttctatttaagattcttcaaagtagccacccttttccttgatgacagctttgcacactcttggcattctctcaaccaggttcatgaggtagtcacctgcaatgcatttcaattaacaggtgtgcattgttgaaagttaatttgtggaatttctttccttaatgcatttgagccaatcagttgtgttgtgacaaggtaggggtggtatacagaagatagccctatttggtaaaagaccaagttcatattatggcaagaacagctcaaataagcaaagagaaacgacagtccatcattactttaagacatgaaggtcagtcaatacggaacatttcaataactttgaaagtttcttcaagtgcagtcgcaaaaaccatcaagcgctatgatgaaactggctctcatgaggaccaccacaggaaaggaagacccagagttacttctgctgtaggataagttcattagagttaccagccactactaaaggacacccataagaagaagagacttgcttgggccaagaaacatgagcaaggGACATTCGACCtgcggaaatctgtcctttggtctggagtcgaaatttgagatttttggttccaaccgccgtgtctttgtgagacgtagagtaggtgaacggatgatctccgcatgtgtggttcccactgtgaagtgtggaggaggaggtgtgatggtgtgggggtgctttgctggtgacactgtctgtgatttatttagaattcaaggcacacttaaccagcatggctaccacagcattctgcagcgatacacctcCCGTCTGGTTtgtgtttagtgggactatcatttgtttttcaacaggacaatgacccaacacacctccaggctgtgtaagggctatttgacaaaggaaagtgatggagtgctgcatcagatgacctggcctccacaatcacccgacctcaaaccaattgagatggtttgggatgagttggactgcagagtgaaggaaaagcagccaacaagtgctctgcatatgtgggaactccttcaagactcttggaaaataattcctcatgaagctggttgagagaatgccaagagtgtgcaaagctgtcatcaaggcaaagggtggctactttgaagaatctaaaatatgaaatatattttgatttgtttaacactttttttggttactacatgattccatatgtgttatttcatagttttgatgtcttcactattattctacaatagtaaaaataaaccaAACCCTGGAaaatgtaggtgtgtccaaactttaggctggtactgtatatttgattTGTCTTCCTATTATACTTTTACTGTGTCAGTCTGAAATCTATTGGCTTCACAACCTTTTGTGTTGTTGAATATCAGTGCTTGAGAAAGACAAAGGGGAGATGAGgagttatgtgtgtgtgggcaggtaAGCTGGGTTCCAAGCAGAGCCTGGGGGCTGACCAGAGTCAGAGTGACCCAGAGCCCAGGGAGGAGCAGAGGTCGTCAGGCCAGACCCAGGGCAGACAGAGGGTCTGTTGGGTCACCACCAGCCCCTCCGGACACAGAGTGGCCACCATGGGGGACCAGACCACAGACCTTGGCCCGGTCCTGGCCTTCAGAGCCACAGACCCTGTCAGCCAAACTGTGAGCATCCGAACCAGCAACGTGGTTGTTAATAACAcattttagttttctcatgacTTTTGCAAAAGTCCCAAATGGTTGACCAGCTGATACTCTGAAGGTGTCAACATTTTGACTTCCTACACATGTGATATGTAAAAGTAGCTCTTCTGCCTTGTCTCTCTGTGAGCAGGTTGTTATCACGCGGGAGGACAAGGTGATGTCTGTGCTGGACAGAGACGGGACGGTGATCGTCGACCATGCAGACGGAACCAGGATCACTACCCTGTACCAGGAGAGAGAGGCTCTCAGTGGCTGGTCCCAGGAACACATTAACACAGGTACCCaacacccctaaccctaactctaaccctgtaccAGGAGAGAGAGGCTCTCAGTGGCTGGTCCCAGGAACACATTAACACAGGTACCCaacacccctaaccctaactctaaccctgtaccAGGAGAGAGAGGCTCTCAGTGGCTGGTCCCAGGAACACATTAACACAGGTTAAAGGCTATCATACTAACTGCTAAATGATCTGATACATGTTAAAGGCTATACTACTAACTGCTACCTGGTCTgatcggggtggcaggtagcctagtggttagagcgttggatttgtaaccgaaaggttgcaagatcgaatccctgagctgacaaggtaaaaatctgtcgttttgcccctgaacaaggcagttaacccactgttcctaggccgtcattgtaaataagaatttgttcttaactgacttgcctagtaaaataataaataaaaaaatacaggtTAAAGGCTGTACTACTAACTGCTATCTGGTCTGATACAGGTTAAAGGCTAAACTACTAACTGCTACTTGGTCTGATACAGGTTAAAGGCTATACTACTAACTGCTATCTGGTCTGATACAGGTTAAAGGCTATACTACTAACTTCTACTTGGTCTGATACAGGTTAAAGGCTATACTACTAACTGCTACCTGGTCTGATACAGGTTAAAGGCTATACTACTAACTTCTACTTGGTCTGATACAGGTTAAAGGCTATACTACTAACTGCTACCTGGTCTGATACAGGTTAAAGGCTATACTACTAACTGCTACCTGGTCTGATACAGGTTAAAGGCTATACTACTAACTGCTACCTGGTCTGATACATTAGTAGTGTGTGTTACCAGGACAGAGACAACACTGTGTGTAGGAAGGATGGTTCACTGTGTGATAATGTCTACATTGTGTTACCAGGACAGAGACAACACTGTGTGTAGGAAGGATGGTTCATGGTGTGATAATGTCTACATTGTGTTACCAGGGGAGAGGtgcagcagcagtgtgtgtagGAAGGATGGTTCATGGTGTGATAATGTCTACGTTGTGTTACCAGGGGAGAGGTccagcagcagtgtgtgtagGAAGGATGGTTCATGGTGTGATAATGTCTACGTTGTGTTACCAGGGGAGAGGTccagcagcagtgtgtgtagGAAGGATGGTTCATGGTGTGATAATGTCTACGTTGTGTTACCAGGGGAGAGGTccagcagcagtgtgtgtagGAAGGATGGTTCATGGTGTGATAATGTCTACGTTGTGTTACCAGGGGAGAGGTccagcagcagtgtgtgtagGAAGGATGGTTCATGGTGTGATAATGTCTACGTTGTGTTACCAGGGGAGAGGTccagcagcagtgtgtgtagGAAGGATGGTTCATGGTGTGATAATGTCTACGTTGTGTTACCAGGGGAGAGGTccagcagcagtgtgtgtagGAAGGATGGTTCATGGTGTGATAATGTCTACGTTGTGTTACCAGGGGAGAGGTCCAGCAGCGGTGTGTGTAGGAAGCATAGTTCATGGTGTGATAATGTCTACGTCGTGTTACCAGGGGAGAGGTCCAGCAGCGGTGTGTGTAGGAAGCATAGTTCATGGTGTGATAATGTCTACGTTGTGTTACCAGGGGAGAGGTCCAGCAGCGGTGTGTGTAGGAAGCATAGTTCATGGTGTGATAATGTCTACGTTGTGTTACCAGGGGAGAGGTCCAGCAGCGGTGTCTGTCATAAGGAGAAGGTGGTGATGGTGGAGCGGCTGGGGTTTGCCACGGTAACCATGTTCGGCGAGGACAGGTCCTGCAACGTGTTCTTTGGAGACGGGAGCGTCGTCACTGCCACCTGCAACGGAGCGTACCAAGTAAGAGAAACCGGGGGTGAATGTTAAAgcccctcctccattcctcccgtTGTCTTCCCACCTCCTTCTCATAACGTGGAGAGCATCGgaggatttgatttgattttatttggatctcttttagtccccatttggactaatcttccaagagtccttaaatattcaaatacaatttatatacgaacacattttcacatataacacactattacaaacatacataatatactaacgtaataaaccaataaataatcaatctaaaaaatattaaTTCTTCATCTACTGGAGGAGAAGATCCAAGCTTCCTTTCATGTGTCTACCAAATGACTGTGTTCTGAGGTGCTATATTCATTCTAGGTGACTGTCCGTGTCCCCGTGTGCCCTCTAGGTGTACCCGTCCAGTGTAGGTCTGCTGTTCATCAACCAGGACGGTAGCTGTGTGTACACGTCACACCCTGAACACAGCCCAACCCTGAGTCTGGCCAGCTGGAGTCCCAGAGAGCAGCCAGGCAGCTACAGGATGAATCACACCTCCACCTCAGAGACACTGTGTGAGGTCACTGACCACCACGGGAACCTCTTCCAGGTGGGTCGGCTCTGAACACCTCCCATATGACACCCCTGTTCCCTTCTTATAGCCTGGTCCcacatctgtttgtgttgtcttgccatTTGGCTTGAcgatgaccataggagttggcaagacagcacaaacagatctgggaccagggcaTAAAGCGCTGACCATAActtgtgcactatataaggaatagggtgagATTCCAGACAGTTTATTTTCCCATCAGGCCAAATATTCAGAGGATTATCGTACGATACACTGAACTCTGCAAGCCCCGGGAATTTTCATTTTGAAATCTTGTTTGACAAAGTGAATTAGGAAACATCACTGTAGGATTCCTAGGGCATGTGTAGGGCATGGTGGAGTTATAGTGACAGTGTATCAAATGGTCCTGTGTGGAGGTGATGAAGGATGGTCAGGCATCAGTGGAGATCTCTGGCCCTCTGGACAGCagagtggaggagatggaggatggTCAGGCATCAGTGGAGATCTCTAGCCCTCTGGAcagcagagtggaggaggaggagatggaggaggaggagatggaggaggaggagatggaggagaagggTGGGCTTCCagaagagagagagctggccaagcaTCCTATTGGACGTAAAGTCCACATTCCCAGGTAGGCTTCAGTAACTCCGCTCCTCATCTGTACACTGTAACCCCTTTTTCACTCCAACGTCCCCCAGTTAGGCACCTTTTAACCCTTTTAGTGTTCCAGCTGGGCTGAAGCATGATGGGTACTCTCTCATTCTCTATATCCATAATAAACGTCCAGGTTGTTCATGGCCCATGAGGATGGTTCAGGCACAGAGCTGCTGTTCTCTCAGACAGTAGAGGAACGTCTGTATGAGGACTACTCTGACCCTGCTGTCGCCCTGCTTAAAGAAccccttcctgtcctgcagggtAGGATTCCATTCATTACTCTACCTCCATAGACCTGTGTTTCCTCCTTGTTTACCCATAGACACGTCTGTGGTCTCCTCCCTGTCCTGCAGGGTAGGATTCCATTCATTACTCTACCTCCATAGACCTGTGTTTCCTCCTTGTTTACCCATAGACACGTCTGTGGTCTCCTCCCTGTCCTGCAGGGTAGGATTCCATTCATTACTCTACCTCCATAGACCTGTGTTTCCTCCTTGTTTACCCATAGACACGTCTGTGGTCTCCTGCCTGTCCTGCAGGGTAGGATTCCATTCATTACTCTACCTCCATAGACCTGTGTTTCCTCCTTGTTTACCCATAGACACGTCTGTGGTCTCCTCCCTGTCCTGCAGGGTAGGATTCCATTCATTACTCTACCTCCATAGACCTGTGTTTCCTCCTTGTTTACCCATAGACACGTCTGTGgtctccttcctgtcctgcagggtAGGATTCCATTCATTACTCTACCTCCATAGACCTGTGTTTCCTCCTTGTTTACCCATAGACACGTCTGTGGTCTCCtccctgtcctgcaggtgtgctGGGTATAACGGTGCTGAGACCCTCTCGTCAGGACGTGTGGTCCAGATGGGTCATCCAGAAACAAAACAAGGACATCATCCCCACCAACCTCAAGTCCCGTTGCTGGGACAACTTCCCCTCAGTAGAGGTAGACTgagaaaatcaaataaaaaatgcagTTGAAATAGACGCATAAAGTATTAGCAAATCATGCTAGTTTTCACTTGTACTTGAATTTAAGGTAATTTTATACATAGTCAAAACACACTTTAGTCATAGGGTTTGATGATTTTGATGccttaaaatgtaaataaataaataataaactacTTTATTCCCTAAAAAAATATTCTTTAAACATCTActgtaaaccccccccccccagaggaaGACGCCAGGTCCTCCGTTCGGGACCACCCTGGGCCGGGGTCTGACCCTGAGAGAGAAGCCTGTTTCTGAGGCCTGCAGGCCCGTGCTGAGCTGTCCTGATACCCTGGAGGTCCGACAGCTGCTCCAGTACCATCCAGTCAGCAGACAGGTCCGCAGGACTCTGGAGACTCGCCTCAAGGTACAGCACTGTAGCTCATCTCActgtcctgtgtgtattctttaaGGCAGTCTCCATTAAAGCAGTCTTAACCCAGTGTACAAGCAGATACAGTCCAATGTCTGACCATAATAATAATCAgcatttggtgggtgcttatatttgtcctatttcacacatataCCAGTGTGTATTatacgcatgtgtgaattggaaatctgttttgttgcatatcccaactccccctgagacaattagggttaagtgccttactcaagggcacaccgccagatttttttgtcaccttgtcagctcagggatttgaaccagagaactttcagttactggcccaatgcactaactgctaggctaccttaATATAGATGTTCCATCACAACATGCATGTGTTTGGTATGCGGTGTAATCTGTACCTGGTCCTGTCTCAACATGTGGTCCTCCTCCTGTACCTGGTCCTCCTCCTGTACCTGGTCATGTCTCAACATGTGGTCCTCCTCCTGTACCTGGTCCTGTCTCAACATGTGGTCTTCCTCCTGTACCTGGTCATGTCTCAACATGTGGTCCTCCTCCTGTACCTGGTCCTCCTCCTGTACCTGGTCCTGTCTCAACATGTGGTCCTCCTCCTGTACCTGGTCCTGTCTCAACATgtggtcctcctcctcctgtacctGGTCCTCCTCCTGTACCTGGTCCTCCTCCTGTACTTGGTCCTGTCTCAACATGTGGTCCTCCTCCTGTATCTGGTCCTCCTCCTGTACCTGGTCCTGTCTCAACATgtggtcctcctcctcctgtacctGGTCCTCCTCCTGTACCTGGTCCTGTCTCAACATGTGGTCCTCCTGTACCTGGTCCTCCTCCTGTACCTGGTCCTGTCTCAACATgtggtcctcctcctcctgtacctGGTCCTCCACCTGTACCTGGTCCTGTCTCAACATGTGGTCCTCCTCCTGTACCTGGTCCTCCTCCTGTACCTGGTCCTGTCTCAACATGTGGTCCTCCTCATGTACCTGGTCCTGTCTCAACATGTGGTCCTCCTCCTGTACCTGGTCCTCCTCCTGTACCTGGTCATGTCTCAACATGTGGTCCTCCTCCTGTACCTGGTCCTGTCTCAACATGTGGTCCTCCTCCTGTACCTGGTCCTGTCTCAACATGGGGTCCTCCTCCTGTACCTGGTCCTCCTCCTGTACCTGGTCATGTCTCAACATGTGGTCCTCCTCCTGTACCTGGTCCTGTCTCAACATGTGGTCCTCCTCCTGTACCTGGTCCTGTCTCAACATgtggtcctcctcctcctgtacctGGTCCTCCTCCTGTACCTGGTCCTGTCTCAACATgtggtcctcctcctcctgtacctGGTCCTCCTCCTGTACCTGGTCCTGTCTCAACATGTGGTCCTCCTCCTGTACCTGGTCCTCCTCCTGTACCTGGTCCTGTCTCAACATGTGGTCCTTCTCCTGTACCTGGTCCTGTCTCAACATgtggtcctcctcctcctgtacctGGTCCTCCTCCTGTACCTGGTCCTGTCTCAACATGTGGTCCTCCTCCTGTACCTGGTCCTCCTCCTGTACCTGGTCCTGTCTCAACATGTGGTCCTCCTCCTGTACCTGGTCCTCCTCCTGTACCTGGTCCTGTCTCAACATGTGGTCCTCCTCCTCTTGTTACTGGTATTGTAGGAGTACATGGAGCAGGTTGTCCAGAGAGAGAACCTGACAGAGAAGATGCAGCTGAATGACCCTCGTACTGAGGAGGAGAAGATCCACGCTGCTGACCTGCTCAAACTGGTCCTGGtcagtcagtacacacacacacacacacacacacacacacacacacacacacacacacacacacacacacacacacacacacacacacacacacacacacacacacacacacacacatacacccacacacatacacacgtactgAGGAGGAGAAGATCCACGCTGCTGACCTGCTCAAACTGGTCCTGGttagtcagtacacacacacacatacaaacacatacaaacacacacacacaagcacacacacacatacacacacaaacacacacacacacatacaaacacacacacacacacacacacacaaacagacatacaaacacacacacacaaacacacacacacatacacacacatacacacacaaacacacacacacatacgtactgAGGAGGAGAAGGTCGATGCTGCTGACCTGATCAAATTTGCCCGAATTACTCAGGTGATCTAGTATTCTGTTACTCAGGTGCTGTAGTATTGTGTTACTCAGGTGATGTAGTATTCTGTTACTCAGGTGATATAGTATTCTGTTACCCAGGTGCTGTAGTATTGTGTTACTCAggtgctgtagtattctgttactcaggtgctgtagtattctgttactCAGGTGCTGTAGTATTGTGTTACTCAGGTGCTGTAGTATTGTGTTACTCAGGTGCTGTAGTATTGTGTTACTCAGGTGCTGTAGTATTGTGTTACTCAGGTGCTGTAGTATTGTGTTACTCAGGTGATGTAGTATTCTGTTACTCGGGTGCTGCAGTATTGTGTTACTTAGGTGCTGTAGTATTGTGTTACTCAGGTGCTGTAGTATTGTGTTACTCAGGTGCTGTAGTATTGTGTTACTCAGGTGATGTAGTATTCTGTTACTCGGGTGCTGCAGTATTGTGTTACTCAGGTGCTGTAGTATTGTGTTACTCAggtgctgtagtattctgttactcaggtgctgtag contains:
- the LOC115188700 gene encoding sperm-associated antigen 17-like; this translates as MCVWAGKLGSKQSLGADQSQSDPEPREEQRSSGQTQGRQRVCWVTTSPSGHRVATMGDQTTDLGPVLAFRATDPVSQTVVITREDKVMSVLDRDGTVIVDHADGTRITTLYQEREALSGWSQEHINTGERSSSGVCHKEKVVMVERLGFATVTMFGEDRSCNVFFGDGSVVTATCNGAYQVYPSSVGLLFINQDGSCVYTSHPEHSPTLSLASWSPREQPGSYRMNHTSTSETLCEVTDHHGNLFQVMKDGQASVEISGPLDSRVEEMEDGQASVEISSPLDSRVEEEEMEEEEMEEEEMEEKGGLPEERELAKHPIGRKVHIPRLFMAHEDGSGTELLFSQTVEERLYEDYSDPAVALLKEPLPVLQGVLGITVLRPSRQDVWSRWVIQKQNKDIIPTNLKSRCWDNFPSVERKTPGPPFGTTLGRGLTLREKPVSEACRPVLSCPDTLEVRQLLQYHPVSRQVRRTLETRLKEYMEQVVQRENLTEKMQLNDPRTEEEKIHAADLLKLVLSLPESEHPTIENRICPVDAATLYIQAVKTPALQTEASLSEKDTDSFSEEAQETMWKSRIEQHRQELDQEKIYREALRNRIIPPYFHSEKGAGFEYSEVPDMRALSQDLPPFPKTPNSQNYLEDAPRETAAQRPLNPTPSHAAGSDALPRRPTNPTPQTAGDSSHGVSTVKQQHGGGIEPGSTQVDVAGNPRRHRVKLPASILSSKPFSVPNQQFLCVEEPVRRKVKTVSVMGGQQLAPRGFELLPAEVQFGTLKEGCTYSVPVLMKNVGFHTCRFSVKQPSPGTGIRVIYTPGPVAAGMKTELQVELYAMTIGLEESAEGEVYISHHIHIKTETEIFYLPVLATILPERMYDTRTKDHTNGLQKGVSKVKLNQTD